The nucleotide window AACTTAGTGACTTGTTCAAAACAACGTAAGAACTCTTCATCTTCTGTTTCACGACTTAACGGCACATCTAAATCGGATAGCGGCTTTCGTGCAGGGAAGTTTTTGTCGCAGTGGAACGACAAAGTAATGATGTCGTCATTCTCTTGGCAAAGAGTCGCTGTGCCATCACCATGATGAACATCGCTGTCGACGATAAGCACTTTATCGATATGTTCAAAGGTCAGCGCATGTTTTGCCGCTAACACCAGATCGTTCAACAAACAAAAGCCGCTACCAAAATCATGGTGTGCGTGATGATAACCACCACTCAAATGAATCGCTAAACCACTCTCTATTGCCATTTCAGCGGCCAAGCAGGTTCCACCACTTGAATAAAGCGTTCTCTCAATAAGTTGTTCACTCCACGGGAAACCGATGCGTCTCATTTTCGCCGCGGGCAAATTACCTGAAACAAGCAAATCCACATACTCACTATCGTGAACCTGTTTTACCTGTTCAACCGAAACCGGCGTTGGTTGGAAGATTTCAAACTGACGCTTCCATAGAGGATCGCGATCCATTAACGCTTCAACAGCACTGTGTAACAACTGATATTTGTTAATCGGGTAACGGTGACCTTCTGGTAAAGGTAACTGCGAATAGATTGGGTGGTAAATTAAAGGAATCATAATCAGGTTAATTGCGTATCTTTCTCAAAATCATAACAGTCTCAGCCTAGGCGACAACCTTAATTGATGATAATAGTTATCATTATCTTAGCTTTAAAAAAGAAACAGCAATGAAAAACCTAATACTCATCTTTGGGGTGATCTGCGGCTCAGTAGCAGCAGTAATGATTTTTATAGGAATGCTAATGGCCAGTTGGTGGAGCGTTGATTTTCTCGTGTTAAGCCATCAAACTTAACTAATTGAACTAAAAAGGAATCACCATGAGCGTTATTTTCATTACTGGAGCAAATC belongs to Vibrio splendidus and includes:
- a CDS encoding histone deacetylase family protein, whose amino-acid sequence is MIPLIYHPIYSQLPLPEGHRYPINKYQLLHSAVEALMDRDPLWKRQFEIFQPTPVSVEQVKQVHDSEYVDLLVSGNLPAAKMRRIGFPWSEQLIERTLYSSGGTCLAAEMAIESGLAIHLSGGYHHAHHDFGSGFCLLNDLVLAAKHALTFEHIDKVLIVDSDVHHGDGTATLCQENDDIITLSFHCDKNFPARKPLSDLDVPLSRETEDEEFLRCFEQVTKLAIAHHQPDLIIYDAGIDIHQDDELGYLNVSTKGIFERDCLMIELAKSESIPMACVVGGGYRTQHQDLVPIHMQLLKAAFAVSR